ttttttttttaattcaaacagATGAAAATATACAATCACCTTCAGGagaacattaacaatgtaaagaAGATAGaaataagaagaggagaaataaatacaataaggGGGTATGTTGCTTAGAataaggaaaaaatataaaaataaatgactacataataataataataataataataataataataataataatagtaaaaataataataatcagagttaacagaaataattttttcatatatttccaAAAACCTGACACATTTATTATTGCTAGTCAAACAAAAAGATGTGAGCAGTGAGTCAATCTCAATCAGAAAATGTGAAAGAGTGGGAATTGAGCCCATAAATTTTTGCTTATGTATGAAGAATTTGCcaaacaataatatattattaaataatatattcttTAGATTTGGTGGCAGAGTCAGAGTAATAAACCCCACCCTCTTCCCGCAATATCAACTGTGATATCTAAACGCCTACCGCAGACGAAATTTATTTCATGAGAAGCAAGTGGTTGATCTCCACCCTCATCCCTTCCTGGAAGTTAAACTGGCTTTTATATGCCTAAATCCAGCACTGAACACCGAGAACCCTTCTGAAAACACCTGAAGGTAAGGTTgcttaaaactttaattttcgCTTCTCTGAGTATAGCAGCTAGCATATGGTCCTCGCCATTTTAAAATCTACTTAGTTTAAGACTGAGGAAGTAGCGCATTACCGTTCCCTAAAGTCACGCCCTTCCTGTGAGCTGCGTAACTTACCACATTCTTTTAGCATAACGAGTAGAGTCATAAGAACATAAATTGCAGCTTGTTTGATTAACTAAACACAATTTATGCATtcagtgtgtgtatgttgttTAATAATGTGATATATTGTTAATTTAAGCCCCGTCTTGATTGTTATGCTAACGGGCTAGCTAACAGGCTAACTTAACAGGGTTAATCTTTCTTGTGTCTGCTTTGTTGTACTGAATGTGTTGacgtttaattatttaaaagtacGTATTTTAAAGGTGGATTTCCTTACGTTAAGatatctttatatttattagtCGCGAAAAAACAACATTGGCCTTGTTTGGAGCTGACATTCACCGACATAAACAAGATGGGATGTAAGGTGCTGTGTCCCAGTTTTGCTCTCCTTGCTTATCTTATGATCTGTGAACATGTCCGAGGTaagtatctgtctatctatatatctataatgaatctataataatttttatctTCGATTAAAAATTACACTTGACGTTTTGTGGCTTTTGGTCTATGTGCGTCATCTAAATGCTAGTGTAAAAACTTAACCAGATACGAAGCCATCTCATGGCTGAGATACCATCTCATCAGAtacgaagagttcagatgcaaaaccagctaaatccatctgatgtctttcttttaaaaaatgcctttttatcaggctcagatgtataggtttctatgtaagtattggtacttctgattgggctaaggctggtattttagcgagtttgaagaaatagtatttgatggacgtataatatgtgtcgagagcattcactcagtatcattatctcatttttgacagagatggcttttagctggttttgcatcctAACTCTTCATATACAGATTTAAGATGTACATTTACAGTCTCTTTGTCTTCTGGCAAtactgtacaaaaatattaatgacacacacacacgggttTGCCAGATCTCACTAGAAAAACAAACCTGTGTTAAGCCACTTAAGGTTTTTCCAGGACAGACACAGGCGTTTAGAGCATGCTCAATTTTTCCCCCTACACCCCATGACGCATTCAGTGAGTTATCCTGAtagataaaaatacagaatgacGGGAAACTTACAGGTCATTCAGTTAATCTGACCGATGAGGATTATTTGTAGCACAcccttttaaatataaaattgtgtATTTAGATCTATTTGAGTGACATTTGGCAAAACCATAAGTGCCACCCATATTTTCAAAGTTCCTTCAGACATATTTCCATTCTGAGAATTGTATAGtgctgtaataaaatattaggaAAGGGCACTTTGTGAGTTCATTCACTGAACAAACTGTACACAAGGTCATAGCCTAGTAGAGAAATGTTGATACTAGCAACTAATAATGCTTTGCAAACAGAAAAGTTTTAACTTAAAGCTTGATTATCTTAATCAGGGTCACAGCATGTACACAGAAATAACTGAAATCTTCACTGGTACACTCACATGACTTCCATTTGCTTTTGATCGTAAAAAAtgattctgtaatagttgcatatgagtctctcagttgtcttcagtgtgaaaagatggatctcaaagtcattgttggaaagggttcaaatacacaaaaatgctgaaaaaccaaagagtttgtgggacctgaaagatttttttgaagaacagtgggaagtttaactgttcaggacaaataagggactcatgaacaactaaacaatcactaaacaaacaaaaaaagcacagctgtggatcaacacagtattaaaaatctagtgtatgtaaacttttgagcaggatcatttttatcagttcaactattattttctcttgtggactatatcaatatttttttttttaaatgtgaaatctcttcaggtcagtactaaaaaaataacatgcattttgtatgatcttttttattttggtaaattaattaacattttgcagattctgaaaggtgtatgtaaacttttgacttcagctgtacgAAGGCCTGCCACAATATCTTCAGGCTGTTGATTGTTGCCCTTGTAGTGCTTTCAGGAGAGATTTAATCATGACCTTAACCAGCAGATGTGTTTTTGTCCCcagtttctaaatatttatgtaaccttaatacattttgaaatggtAACAGAGATAAAACTGTATGAAAGCAACTTTAGCATATGATTTgctaatgttttgtgttttatttccaCAGCACAGTGTACACAGTCATCTTTTGGACCAAGAAATGTTATTGTAACAGCAGACCATCTCTCGACCCAAAGTTTCGCAGATGGAGTCACTGTAACAATTCAGTGTATGGTTGGATATAAGCCAGCTGGCTCAAAAGCGTCTAAATCGGTTACCTGTAAGGGAAACCAGTGGGTAAATCTGGATTTGAGTTGCACAAGTATGTACTGTAATATGCTAAGTACCctacatttgtaaattgtaagatgcatttaaacattgttttttatgaaatcctATTTTGTCAgcaccaatagccttgtgggcagtgcgccgAACATTGTTTCCCGGcttttcccgatcccacccccttctctctctcccactttgcttcctgtcagttaatgatctgtcctatcacaataaagacaaaaaggccaaaaaaaaaaaaaaagtctcatttAGATATGTGAAAAGATGTTGGGTGTACGTCAATAAGTTATTAAAGAGCTTAACAATCCTTAAAGTTCATAGTGATTTTGCGACTGACGACAGGaagctttacagtattacatATTTCCTCTTTAAATAAGCAACAATAAAgactttttcattatttttaacagcaTTTGAGGAGCACCAATTCtaaaaaagtcaatatttttttgtacattacAGAGAAATCGTGTGGCGCTCTTCCAGATATCATGCATGGGAGATATGAAATGAGTGGAAATTTATTTGGCGACACAGCTAAACCAGTTTGTGACACAGGGTAAGTGAAACGAGTTTCTGTACGCAGTTAAGTGTGTTAAACCACGTTGAATTTagattgttttgtatttgagtATTTGGTAAGAGGAGAATCATTGCTTTCAGATACGTGTTGGCGGGTCAGGAAATAACAAGGGTTTGCCGAGAACAGGGATGGGATGGCCGAGATGCTGTCTGTGAACGTATGTCAGTTCTTTCATTTGAATGAAATATAACATTGAAGAGCTCAAAACCATTGAAAGAATTTTTTGTGTTCTGGAAATAAATACCTATTCACCTGGATGTTTTTCTCTTCAGCTGTGAAATGTCCATCACCTCCATCCATTGAAAATGGGCAACTTGTAGATGTGCCTTTGGACTATTATGATTATTCACAAGCAGTCAGCTATAGATGTAATGGAGGATTTGATATTATAGGACATTCAACAATTCATTGTTCTGAAGATGGAACCTTTAAACCAGATCCGCCAACATGCTTTGGTAAGTTATGGTTAAATGCCAGTCAACTCACTTGTGAGTttctttttgttaataaataaaatatttcatgatCAGTACTGTTCTTTTAcataaacgtttttgttttctttttttcccagatGGGTGTCCAGCACCTATAGTTCCTAATGCAAAAAGAATCGGTGGAAGATCACCCCCATACAAAAGGAATCACTTTACTGAATACAAATGTGATGATGGCTATACAATGAAAGGAGAAGGTTATATTGTGTGTAAAGAAAATGGATGGAGCCCTGAACCACCACAATGCATTGGTAAGACTGAAATGATTTCTTTTATCAATGTGTGACTGTGTTCTTTTTGAAAGAATTGGCAACATTAAAGGAACGGTTCACCCACAGTTGTCATACATACTTGTGTTGTTTGTTGAGAAAGACTTTGAGCTATAGTGAGTCTAGCTGACCATCACATTCAAGAAGTACAGGATCATTTGCATCAGGTAACCGTAATGCATGTGCCTTGTGTTTATCTCTGCAGGGCCTTGTAATTCACCTGTGTTAAAAGAACATGTCACTTTGACACAGGAATTCCGCTCACAAAAAAGTTTCCCCCATGGATCCACAGTAACAGTTGAGTGTATTCATGGATATAAGtcaaatggcaaaaaaataaagcagaccaTGCTAGTTACAGTACAGAACGTACATGCGCTCAAGTCGGcctacactagcagtcaaaagtttttggaccgtaagatagatagatagatagatagatagatatatatataatttttttttttttttttttttttccccaagtcatttctgctcaccaagcctgcatttatttgatccaaagtacagcaaaaacagtacaatttgaaatatttttactatttaaaataactgttttctatatgaatatattttaaaatgtaatttatttatttctgtgatttcaaagctgactttttagcatcattactttagtcacatgatccttctgaaatcattctaatattctgatttgctgctcaaaacatgtattttattattataattataataattattatcattattattgtgaaAACAACTAAGATTCATACTAATTCAACTATTCAGCTTTAAATAGAAAtgtcagaagaacagcatctatctgaaatggaaatcttttggatctttctattcatcaaagatgttgatgatgataataataataataataataaatttttcttgaacagcaaatcagcatattagaataatttctgaaggatcatgcgacactgaagaatggagttatgatgttaaaaatttagctttgatcacagaaatgaattacattttaaaatattcaaatagaaagcagtcattttaaacagtaaaaatatttcacaatattactgcttttattgtatttttgatcaaataaatgcaggcttggtgaggagAACagacaacttttaaaaaaaaaataaataaataaatcttactgtccgtcggcgccaatagccttgtggttagcaCGTCGACATACAGTGCCATTGCGCTGCGGGCGGCCCAAGTTCGAATTctggctcgtggacctttcccgattcCACTCCCTTCTCtgtctcccacttcgcttcctatcaaactacactgtcctatctaaataaagcataaaaaaggcaaaaaaataaaaaaataccttgctgtccaaaaactgttgactggtagtgtatggtTATCGTGTTAATATTGTTTGACATGCTAATATTGAGGAAAAACAATAATATCTATATGCTCAGGTGAAAGTTGGTTCCTCAGTCTGAAAACAATAAGACTGTGCATCGACACGGATGTCTCAACAGTTTCTTAGAGCGCTTTGGTTTCTGTTCTTAAACTACTCTTTCTTTACAGTGAGGTCTGAATTCAAAAAgtaaccaaaaaacacattttatatatatattttatattatatatatatataatttttttttaaacaatattagaAAAGTCAACccaaaacactttacaataaacacagtcccaaaataaatgattgattgtttcttcagactgaagacaaaaagagcAATTTGGAGAAATACTGTTATTAAATTTAGCAAGTATTAAATTTACCGGGTAGCGATTATAGATAATTTTAATAGAGACTTCAACAactttattagaaaataatttgtCAAAGAAGCCAAAACTCCCATTCCCATTCTATATCACTAAATATGTAATTCAAAAAACGCACACAAGCAGGTAAATAAATCTGCAATCTGTTAATAATTGAACAAATGTCTTTGTTTGACATGGTATTGAGAAGACTTTGGTCAGCAAATAAGTTAGTGTTGTCAAAAATTGGGGAGATCATTTCAAAGTAATTCCAAACTTCTCTTCTGTGATCAAATACAATCAACTTAACGTGCTCCACAGCTCCACCCAGTGCATTTAGATATAACTGCCTTTTAGTTTGCATGTTTAGGATTTGTCATGTATTCCCTGCATTTACGGCCAGCAAATTAACCTATAGTAAAATTCAAagcgtttttattttttaaataataattgcagATCAAATGTTAGACTATTTGTGCATACCCCTTGATGTACTATAATTGAAAATTAAGAAATACATATGCAAGTACAATAAAGAATGTATTATTACCCATTCTCCatctcttaaaaaaatatactggaTTAGGGTTGGTaagtaataatgcatttattgacAAGTTTCTGATgccttttaactttttataaaactgtttaaatctCCATGAATTTTCATGCATCTCTGAAAAACCTTTAGAAAGTTTcttatctctctctcttcaaTCATTTATGAGTGTGGTTGTCTGTCTGGGGTTATCTGTTGTATTTCTGGGGATCTCCTACTCACATTTCTAGTTCCCTAACCTAGTCTGTATGTTGACTCTCAGCCCTACCTACAACTACGACTGCCACAACTCTTGCAACTTCCACAACTTCCACAAGTCGCGCAACTTCCACAAGTCGCGCAACATCCAAGGCTGTACCTAAAAACAATGGTATTGTCTTATGAATCTATACTTTTATTATAAGAAATATTATATAcacgttaaaggagaagtccacttccagaacagcaattttcAGGTAATGTTTTCACCcctttttcatgtctttctttcttcagtcgtaaagaaatcgtatttttttttttgagggagaacatttcaggatttttctccatataatggaccgcTATGGTGTCCCAAATGTGAACTTCCTAGAATACACAGccagacaagacgagcatttgagattaaaggtatttaaattgtattttttttttttttatgaaaataactgatcgtttcgctagataagacccttcttcctcggctgggattgtttacaattgaaactgcattttggaagttcaaaatcagggcaccatatcagtccattatatggagaaaaatcctgaaatgttctccctcaaaaaaagcaatttgtttacgactgaagaaagacatgaacgtcttggatgacaagggggtgagtacattatctgtattgttgttctggaagtggacttctcctttaatgttctTCCAATGGCCCTGTTTAAAAAGTTAAGAACATCAAGATCCAGAAGGAGAGAGCTCAGAAACTTTCTGTAGTGATGTTCAGACATTATGAGAAAATAATGGCCTAAAATTTAGGGCTGGACATTTTTAGCCGCCACGCAAATAGATTACAAAAATCACAACACGTCCAAAAAAAATTCAGGTCATTTGGGAATTAAAGTTGCTATACGTATgctttaaattcataaatatgtCTCGTCTGATCTGCATGTAGAAATAAATCGGATAGCATATCCTAGTCTCGGAGATagtttgatttaattaatttcatttgtaTTACATGTTTCACAACACATTCACTAACCATCCATAGGTACAGATTTGAGCATGAAATCTGTGTTCAGATGTCATCTGAAACCATACACAAATCACATAATCTGGGTTGGGTTATAAACTTCAATTTTAAACATAATTCATATACagtaaaagagaaagaaaatgggGTAGTGTCTTATGTTTTCTGAGATTGACAAAAGACTGAGGAAGAGACCTTGGGAGGAAGCTAGATTTAGTAGGTGCACATTTATACAGCGTGCACACAAATTGTACTTTTAACAGATGTAATCCTACCACATAATGTTTGGCAATTTTAACATAGCAGAATTATAATGGTTTATATTTAagttttgcagattttttttttttggatcagtGAGTGaataattttatcattaaaacaaTGCCCCCACCCCTGCTAAAATTATGAATGAGCTGTTGTCAGCTGTCTCTGTGTCATTGGCATTAAAACATTAACTCTACATTAACTTCTGCTAACTCTAAGAATAAATAACACTATGTAGCatcaaagactatagaatacccaagacttgtcactcgtatagttttgaatggggaaagatgcaacgTTCATTATGGCAGCAAAGCCCCGCCGCCTTAATAAAAAAGAGCCAATCATTGATAAGTAAAGTCAGCacgtcactgcagctgccgttaGAAGTTCCGGTTGGTATAGAAACAGTCAGCGTTCTGCAGCGTTCTGCATACGCACCGGCTGATCtactctgaaaaaaaatgagctttttttaacgctattggagcataaggaacaatATTTATGGGGCAGTTCTTGTcggatttcattggtgatttcaaatatgaagtTTAATCGTAAACTTGGTGAAGAGTTTGatgttttggagaatttgatgtttccccattcaaagaaaTAGGAGCTGCACTTGGCTGCCCGAGAGGCATTTCAAAGATGGCtgccgagtgaaatgacttgccttaaagggactttggtaACATGCTATGATATTGGAGCTTGTACTGACAACTTCATGCGTTTTgggcttttttaaatatattggcCATTATTTTATCAGTTTGCATAATTAAATGTCAGTTCTGCTGCAGAAAAGTTCTTTGTTTTCACTTCACTAACCTATCTTAATGTTATAATCTTCATAATGGGTCTTTTAGGAGAACATTCCTTTCTTAGCATGAGAGAGTAAATACCTCTGTTATAACTGTTTAAACTCTGTCCACTGTTTTTCactctctttgttttttttgtttttttttttttttttttctttttaataatctaTTCCATCTAGGTTATCCATCTCTTTGTATTTAAATCTTTATCCTCTTTTACGGTTTCCTAACTGtattctttttcttccacaggAGACACAGCGGGTGAAAGACCGGGTATGcataagtcttttttttaatttgtttttttatttttttattttattattatttttttttaataaaaaccttttttactATGCTATTCAATAACAAGGTGATTCCTCTTGTTAGTAACAGTCACCCCTGGCTACTTGTTCTTTTTGGTCTGAAATGTATGAAACTGGTGGATTATGATATTGGATAATTGTAGTATTCCTGTAAAACTTTCTGTAGTGATGTTCAGACATTATGAGAAAATAATGGCCTAAAATTTAGGGCTGGACATTTTTAGCCGCCACGCAAATAGATTACAAAAATCACAACAcgtccaaaaaaaaattcaaatcattTGGGAATTAAAGTTGCTGTATGTATGCTCTAAATTCATAAATATGTCTCGTCTGATCTGCATGTAGAAATAAATCTGATAGCATATCCTAGTCTCGGAGATAGTTtgaataattaatttcatttgtaTTACATGTTTCACAACACATTCACTAACCATCCATAGGTACAGATTTGTGCATGAGATCtgtgttcaaatgttttcaccaaAAATGTAGGAACATCTGAAACCACACACTAATCACATAATCTGGGTTGGGCtataaacttccattttaaacaTAATTCGTATACAGTAAAAGAGTAAGAAAATGGGATATAGTGTCTTACGTTTTCTGAGGAAGCTAGATTT
Above is a window of Labeo rohita strain BAU-BD-2019 chromosome 23, IGBB_LRoh.1.0, whole genome shotgun sequence DNA encoding:
- the rca2.1 gene encoding regulator of complement activation group 2 gene 1 isoform X2, with the protein product MGCKVLCPSFALLAYLMICEHVRAQCTQSSFGPRNVIVTADHLSTQSFADGVTVTIQCMVGYKPAGSKASKSVTCKGNQWVNLDLSCTKKSCGALPDIMHGRYEMSGNLFGDTAKPVCDTGYVLAGQEITRVCREQGWDGRDAVCEPVKCPSPPSIENGQLVDVPLDYYDYSQAVSYRCNGGFDIIGHSTIHCSEDGTFKPDPPTCFDGCPAPIVPNAKRIGGRSPPYKRNHFTEYKCDDGYTMKGEGYIVCKENGWSPEPPQCIALPTTTTATTLATSTTSTSRATSTSRATSKAVPKNNGDTAGERPGDTAGERPGDTEEERQGMSPWLISFIVVAVGVATGGLFYGGYRYTQKRSKHQYSGKVESNNLDVL
- the rca2.1 gene encoding regulator of complement activation group 2 gene 1 isoform X10 gives rise to the protein MGCKVLCPSFALLAYLMICEHVRAQCTQSSFGPRNVIVTADHLSTQSFADGVTVTIQCMVGYKPAGSKASKSVTCKGNQWVNLDLSCTKKSCGALPDIMHGRYEMSGNLFGDTAKPVCDTGYVLAGQEITRVCREQGWDGRDAVCEPVKCPSPPSIENGQLVDVPLDYYDYSQAVSYRCNGGFDIIGHSTIHCSEDGTFKPDPPTCFDGCPAPIVPNAKRIGGRSPPYKRNHFTEYKCDDGYTMKGEGYIVCKENGWSPEPPQCIALPTTTTATTLATSTTSTSRATSTSRATSKAVPKNNGDTAGERPGDTEEERQGMSPWLISFIVVAVGVATGGLFYGGYRYTQKR
- the rca2.1 gene encoding regulator of complement activation group 2 gene 1 isoform X16, which codes for MVGYKPVDSKASKSVTCKGNQWANLDFSCTKKSCGALPDIMHGRYEMSGNLFGDTAKPVCDTGYVLAGQEITRVCREQGWDGRDAVCEPVKCPSPPSIENGQLVDVPLDYYDYSQAVSYRCNGGFDIIGHSTIHCSEDGTFKPDPPTCFDGCPAPIVPNAKRIGGRSPPYKRNHFTEYKCDDGYTMKGEGYIVCKENGWSPEPPQCIALPTTTTATTLATSTTSTSRATSTSRATSKAVPKNNGDTAGERPGDTAGERPGDTEEERQGMSPWLISFIVVAVGVATGGLFYGGYRYTQKRSKHQYSGKVESNNLDVL
- the rca2.1 gene encoding regulator of complement activation group 2 gene 1 isoform X4; the protein is MGCKVLCPSFALLAYLMICEHVRAQCTQSSFGPRNVIVTADHLSTQSFADGVTVTIQCMVGYKPAGSKASKSVTCKGNQWVNLDLSCTKKSCGALPDIMHGRYEMSGNLFGDTAKPVCDTGYVLAGQEITRVCREQGWDGRDAVCEPVKCPSPPSIENGQLVDVPLDYYDYSQAVSYRCNGGFDIIGHSTIHCSEDGTFKPDPPTCFDGCPAPIVPNAKRIGGRSPPYKRNHFTEYKCDDGYTMKGEGYIVCKENGWSPEPPQCIALPTTTTATTLATSTTSTSRATSTSRATSKAVPKNNGDTAGERPGDTEEERQGMSPWLISFIVVAVGVATGGLFYGGYRYTQKRSKHQYSGKVESNNLDVL